A window of the Tiliqua scincoides isolate rTilSci1 chromosome 5, rTilSci1.hap2, whole genome shotgun sequence genome harbors these coding sequences:
- the LOC136653514 gene encoding perforin-1-like: MKNKDPTSAACVFLLFLLLPPVSSKCQKGTADECKKAEFVPGGDFAGKGFDINTLVSRRYVYEEITKDGECTLCENPLLEGKPLQKLPLIITDWKANISCQEKVQHSVHQSPISVAEALTELLVKNDWRNELDVKISPRDKFQWALAGSRSEITHECVKKSSKDKYIFLLRNFICSYYKFRVNKQVNTHFADHIKLLPENYDPSSKVEYFELIRSYGTHVETELDLGVHVSLVTPIPVCVAVLEGLSITQASLCLAVDVGIYVGLDGVTKSSDFQLCKEKKKKHKNFFFRLSSVAISGGWIPSTSPKEWLESAKSRPSLLSFSLEPLHTVVNKTDPRREGLRQAVSEYVRENTLWRNCTRFCPAGSWLSTSEFCSCECPNNNFTNSMCCAPKRGLAKLTVTIERAEGLWGDRITRSDGYVSVSFKRRRMCTHTVWNNNNPTWNITLDFGVIQLDKDFNKLEVEVWDQDFGRYDNLLGRCKLAVEPGTHKSKICYLNHGQMYFRYRLFCGHNLEFRRKPKKTSLPPAVPCDPAKGFPEKWDQSPGFSLLHAWCMVQRHQSSKSCQARGGPEGLACRKRCSCLQPPAQSTTASWSPGPSARGTQGEKLCAALCWQAVATCPAGVTGSLARRHLGSCWRSALPAEPGALPCSPLQGAPAPGRLAGARRRAALQGSRSPLRGETVKHHRESAEPAWLRLPSQQRRRKGGAVRGGNFLRLPPSHPEPGGCAQDAAPAGRGAPPA; the protein is encoded by the exons ATGAAGAACAAGgaccccacctctgctgcctgtgtgtttctcttgtttctccttctccctcctgtcTCTTCAAAATGTCAAAAGGGCACGGCTGATGAATGCAAGAAGGCTGAATTTGTACCGGGTGGTGACTTTGCCGGTAAGGGTTTTGATATAAACACACTGGTGTCACGGAGATATGTGTATGAAGaaataactaaagatggggagtgCACCTTGTGTGAGAATCCCTTGCTGGAAGGGAAGCCACTCCAGAAGCTTCCCTTGATCATCACTGACTGGAAAGCCAACATTTCATGCCAGGAGAAAGTGCAACATTCGGTTCACCAGTCACCCATTTCTGTGGCTGAGGCGCTGACAGAACTGCTAGTGAAAAATGACTGGAGGAATGAGCTGGATGTGAAGATCAGCCCCAGGGATAAGTTCCAGTGGGCTCTCGCAGGATCACGCTCTGAGATTACCCACGAATGCGTAAAGAAGAGTTCAAAGGAcaagtatatttttcttctccGTAACTTCATCTGTTCATACTACAA GTTCCGTGTCAACAAACAAGTTAATACCCACTTTGCTGACCATATAAAGCTTCTCCCCGAAAATTATGACCCCAGCTCCAAGGTGGAATATTTTGAACTAATTAGGTCCTACGGGACTCACGTTGAAACAGAGCTTGACTTGGGAGTGCATGTAAGTCTTGTGACACCCATTCCAGTGTGTGTAGCAGTGCTGGAAGGCCTCAGCATCACTCAGGCGAGCCTCTGCCTGGCAGTTGATGTGGGTATTTATGTTGGTCTTGATGGAGTGACCAAAAGTTCAGACTTCCAGTTGTgtaaggagaagaagaagaagcacaaAAATTTCTTCTTTCGGTTAAGCAGTGTGGCGATTTCGGGTGGTTGGATTCCTTCAACATCCCCCAAAGAGTGGCTGGAAAGTGCAAAATCCAGGCCCTCCTTGCTTTCCTTCTCCCTAGAGCCACTCCATACTGTGGTGAATAAGACTGACCCTCGGAGGGAGGGCTTGCGGCAGGCAGTGAGTGAGTATGTGAGAGAAAACACTCTGTGGAGGAACTgcacccgtttctgcccagcagGATCCTGGCTTAGCACCAGTGAATTCTGTTCTTGTGAGTGTCCCAATAATAACTTCACCAACTCTATGTGCTGTGCACCAAAGCGAGGTCTGGCCAAGCTGACAGTGACAATTGAACGCGCTGAAGGCTTGTGGGGGGACCGCATCACACGTTCTGACGGCTATGTCAGTGTGTCCTTCAAAAGGAGGCGGATGTGCACACACACTGTGtggaacaacaacaacccaaCATGGAATATCACCTTGGATTTTGGAGTTATCCAGCTTGACAAGGATTTCAACAAGCTGGAAGTGGAAGTCTGGGATCAGGACTTTGGAAGGTATGATAACCTTCTGGGACGGTGCAAGCTGGCTGTGGAACCTGGGACACACAAGTCCAAAATCTGCTATTTGAATCACGGGCAAATGTATTTCAGATACCGCTTGTTCTGTGGTCACAACCTG GAGTTCAGGAGGAAGCCCAAGAAGACCAGCCTGCCTCCAGCTGTCCCCTGTGATCCGGCCAAAGGCTTTCCAGAGAAATGGGACCAGAGCCCTGGATTCAGCCTCCTGCATGCATGGTGCATGGTACAAAGGCACCAGAGCTCCAAGAGCTGCCAAGCCCGGGGCGGACCGGAGGGCCTTGCCTGCAGAAAGCGCTGTTCCTGCCttcagccccctgcccagagCACCACCGCCTCCTGGTCGCCGGGACCCTCTGCCCGCGGAACCCAAGGGGAAAAGCTCTGTGCAGCCCTGTGCTGGCAGGCTGTCGCCACCTGTCCGGCAGGGGTCACTGGGTCCCTCGCCCGAAGGCACCTGGGCTCCTGCTGGCGCTCCGCCCTGCCCGCAGAGCCAGGCGCCCTTCCCTGCAGCCCTTTGCAGGGCGCGCCTGCACCAGGACGGCTTGCCGGGGCTCGCAGGCGCGCTGCCTTGCAGGGGTCTCGCTCGCCCCTGCGAGGTGAAACGGTGAAGCACCATAGAGAGAGCGCAGAGCCCGCCTGGCTTCGCCTTCCCAGCCAGCAGCGGCGGCGGAAGGGGGGAGCCGTGCGGGGAGGGAACTTCCTCCGCCTCCCTCCCAGTCACCCTGAGCCTGGTGGCTGCGCGCAGGACGCCGCGCCTGCGGGGCGAGGGGCTCCGCCGGCCTGA
- the LOC136654182 gene encoding E3 ubiquitin-protein ligase TRIM69-like: MTSSTTFEDLTPDFACPVCLEWFWEPVSLPCGHLYCRACIETVWGAPGSELVCPQCRKQFPERRYTPCKLLGTLIYRIKGMSPGEAEEGRRSGTTCGESPLCQNRVLLPAQKTTRWYKEELSLAVSQLESKLTKLLMLSREEEQRLQDHQAVMLSLEDHVSNKFRQLHSFLYAYEETLKERLEEEGGALLPEAEERLRVLKESYQRGQELLLEAQDYLKLCDSPEFLKGIHALLNRVKQQQVITAVPDLPPVLQILGQFKGPIQYVAWREMKSTLDVEFPQITLDPETAHPCLVLLDDCTCVRDGHLRRDVPDTPMRFNYCIAVLGCQGFSSGKHYWEVEVGNKPSWTLGLVSTSINRKGKIAASPANGFWVVRLRNEVELMAKDMPPQRLCPISFPKRVGVYLDYEGGVVSFYDSSNMVHLYTFATPRFMGTLLPYFCPGLYDSGKNSTPLKICHHSLL; encoded by the exons ATGACTTCCTCCACAACATTTGAGGATctgactccggattttgcctgtcCAGTATGCCTGGAGTGGTTTTGGGAGCCAGTTTCCCTGCCCTGTGGGCACCTCTACTGTCGTGCCTGCATTGAGACAGTATGGGGAGCTCCGGGCAGTGAACTTGTCTGTCCCCAGTGCCGGAAGCAATTTCCAGAGCGGAGATATACCCCATGCAAGCTCTTGGGTACCTTAATTTACCGAATCAAGGGAATGAGCCCTGGGGAGGCTGAGGAGGGCCGCCGCAGTGGAACCACTTGTGGAGAATCTCCTTTGTGCCAGAATCGCGTGCTGCTCCCTGCCCAGAAGACCACAAGATGGTATAAG GAGGAGTTGTCCTTGGCTGTTTCTCAGCTGGAGTCCAAGCTGACCAAACTTCTCATGCTCTCAAGGGAGGAAGAACAAAGGCTCCAGGACCACCAG GCGGTTATGCTCAGTCTGGAAGACCATGTTTCCAACAAATTCAGGCAACTTCACAGCTTCCTCTATGCCTATGAAGAGACATTGAAAGagaggctggaggaggaagggggggctcTACTCCCAGAGGCTGAAGAGAGACTGAGAGTGCTGAAGGAGAGCTACCAGAGGGGTCAGGAATTGCTTTTGGAAGCCCAGGACTATCTGAAGCTATGTGACTCTCCAGAATTCCTAAAG GGTATACACGCCCTCCTGAATAG GGTGAAGCAGCAACAAGTCATCACAGCTGTTCCTGATTTGCCTCCAGTGTTGCAGATTCTGGGACAGTTCAAGGGGCCCATACAGTATGTTGCTTGGAGAGAAATGAAATCTACTCTTGATGTAG AATTCCCCCAGATAACTCTAGACCCTGAAACAGCTCATCCTTGCCTTGTTCTTTTGGATGATTGTACCTGTGTTCGGGATGGCCACCTACGTCGGGATGTCCCAGATACTCCTATGCGGTTCAACTACTGTATAGCGGTGTTGGGCTGTCAGGGTTTTTCCTCAGGGAAGCATTACTGGGAGGTAGAGGTGGGCAACAAGCCATCTTGGACAttaggcctggttagcacttccATAAACCGCAAGGGGAAAATTGCTGCCTCTCCTGCCAATGGGTTTTGGGTAGTTCGGCTAAGAAATGAGGTGGAATTAATGGCTAAAGACATGCCTCCTCAAAGACTGTGCCCCATTTCTTTTCCAAAGCGGGTTGGGGTTTATCTGGACTATGAAGGGGGTGTGGTATCTTTCTATGATTCCTCCAACATGGTCCATCTGTACACTTTTGCTACCCCCAGGTTCATGGGGACATTGCTCCCATATTTTTGCCCGGGGCTGTATGATTCAGGGAAGAATTCAACCCCTTTAAAAATATGTCATCATTCACTTTTGTAA